The DNA sequence GAGTCCGTGGGTATCCGATGCCGCTCAGGTTCAGATCCGCGCATCGAGGGAAGGCTCACCGCCCCATGTCAACAACAGGTCCGTTTGCCGTCGGCGACCGCGTGCAGCTCTCCGACGCCAAGGGCCGGAAGTTCACCGTCCGGCTCGAAGCCGGCAAGAGCTTCCACACGCACAAGGGCGCCATCGCGCATGACGACCTCATCGGGTCGGACGAGGGAATCGTCGTCAAGTCCACGTCGCAGACGCCGTACCTTGCGCTGCGCCCGTTGCTCATCGATTACGTGTTGTCGATGCCTCGTGGAGCCCAGGTCATCTACCCCAAGGACGCGGCACAGATCGTGATGGAGGGCGACGTCCATCCCGGGTGCACCGTTCTCGAGGCGGGTGCGGGGTCGGGCGCCCTGACCTGCTCGCTGCTGCGCGCTGTCGGCGAGCACGGCCGGGTCCTGTCCTACGAGGTGCGCGAGGACCACGCCGAGCATGCGGTCCGCAATGTCAACGAGTTCTTCGGCGGACCACCGCCGAACTGGGATCTGACCCTGGCCGATCTGTCCGACCACCCCGGGACGGCCGACGTCGACCG is a window from the Williamsia sp. DF01-3 genome containing:
- a CDS encoding tRNA (adenine-N1)-methyltransferase, translating into MSTTGPFAVGDRVQLSDAKGRKFTVRLEAGKSFHTHKGAIAHDDLIGSDEGIVVKSTSQTPYLALRPLLIDYVLSMPRGAQVIYPKDAAQIVMEGDVHPGCTVLEAGAGSGALTCSLLRAVGEHGRVLSYEVREDHAEHAVRNVNEFFGGPPPNWDLTLADLSDHPGTADVDRVVLDMLAPWETLDTVRRALKPGGVLTVYVATVTQLSRVVEAIREQQCWTEPRAWESLVRDWNVVGLAVRPGHKMQGHTAFLVTTRRLAEGTAPPRPHRRPSKG